One genomic segment of Carassius carassius chromosome 21, fCarCar2.1, whole genome shotgun sequence includes these proteins:
- the LOC132098137 gene encoding B-cell linker protein-like, with translation MQILSLSLSHTHTHTSSTLLTGLTFKVLGDRYRFASKPDSRELPDELSTSCIMSFFEKFKPSLLHSGPPAPPRRTDNSSDYGWPEGEFDEEDSDTYEAPPCEHPTIKVQPRQVENVYLGYTDRNPNPVIPKRQAALPPRPAKIPPTGKSMKPEPSHDPEDFYIDPNDSKPPEVIRRDKPGKKAPPKRPPMRPPPAPQQDEDVYLDPNEGQDDDDDDDDDTYLEPVAEPPAPRSLARMPLPPKTVGRDRPPPIMKPPVPRAKSSSVLIGDTVNKVLPPEIKRATLPHALNSKPVTPIILPKEPKPSPPPPPSLDSTALSFGAKSVAQGAGLQDKEWFAGVCERKTAEETVLRVNKDGTFLVRYSSSQNDRQPFTLVVFYRQNVYNIPVRFLEDLQQYVLGKEGKKTEELFSSLQEMISHHMKNPLLLIDRKSQAKHSTLLSHPVKP, from the exons ATgcaaatactctctctctctctctcacacacacacacacacacctccagcaCGCTACTTACTGGACTCACATTCAAAGTTCTAGGAGACAGATATAGATTTGCATCCAAACCAGACAGCAGAGAGCTTCCTGATGAACTGAGCACCTCATGTATCATG agtTTCTTTGAGAAGTTTAAACCATCTCTACT ACATAGCGGACCACCAGCTCCACCCAGGAGAACAG ATAACAGTTCTGATTATGGCTGGCCAGAAGGGGAGTTT GATGAAGAAGATAGTGATACGTATGAAGCTCCACCATGTGAACATCCCACCATTAAAGTCCAACCGCGCCAAGTAGAGAATGTTTACCTgg GTTATACGGATCGAAATCCGAACCCTGTTATTCCCAAAAGACAGGCAGCACTGCCGCCACGGCCGGCCAAGATCCCCCCGACAGGGAAAAGCATG AAGCCAGAGCCGTCTCACGACCCAGAAGACTTTTACATCGACCCCAATGACAGCAAAC CTCCTGAGGTAATACGTAGAGATAAACCGGGTAAAAAAGCCCCACCTAAGAGACCCCCGATGAGACCCCCACCGGCTCCTCAGCAAGACGAAG ATGTTTACCTGGACCCAAATGAAGGGCAG gatgatgatgatgatgatgatgatgatacctatctagaacctGTAGCAG AACCTCCTGCTCCCCGAAGCCTGGCTCGTATGCCATTGCCTCCTAAAACTGTAGGACGAGACCGGCCTCCACCAAT AATGAAGCCTCCGGTTCCCAGAGCCAAATCT AGTTCGGTCTTGATCGGTGACACTGTTAACAAAG TTCTGCCGCCAGAAATAAAACGTGCCACGCTTCCACACGCACTAAACAGCAAACCAGTTACTCCCATCATCCTCCCCAAAGAGCCCAAACCCAG tcctcctcctcctccatctcTGGACAGCACAG CACTTTCTTTTGGAGCAAAGTCAGTCGCGCAG GGGGCGGGGCTACAGGACAAAGAGTGGTTTGCTGGAGTCTGTGAACGTAAGACTGCGGAGGAAACCGTGCTCAGGGTTAACAAG gacgGCACGTTTCTGGTCAGATACAGCAGTTCTCAGAACGACCGTCAGCCCTTCACGCTGGTCGTGTTTTACCGGCAGAACGTGTACAACATCCCTGTGCGCTTCCTGGAGGATTTGCAACAGTACGTGCTCGGAAAAGAGGGCAAGAAGACAGAAGAG ctcTTCAGCAGTTTGCAGGAGATGATCTCTCATCACATGAAGAACCCCCTCCTCCTGATCGATCGTAAGAGTCAAGCTAAACACAGCACTCTCCTCTCACACCCCGTAAAACCGTAA